One window from the genome of Cottoperca gobio chromosome 15, fCotGob3.1, whole genome shotgun sequence encodes:
- the smoc2 gene encoding SPARC-related modular calcium-binding protein 2 isoform X4, with amino-acid sequence MRVCPLLVVLCLLCAGHAQKFSALTFLRVDQDKECNMECSGAPRKPLCASDGRTFTSRCEFLRAKCRDPQLEVIRGPCKDTSRCVAEKKYTEQQAKKLFPQVFVPVCNPDGTYSEVQCHSYTGYCWCVTPNGRPISGSAVANKKPRCQGSKQERATTREPDETGLVVDPQPAGDEEDIISQYPTLWTEQVRSRQNNRTRAPSSSCDQEQLSAQEEARQHKNDAVFVPDCAQGGLYKPVQCHPSTGYCWCVLVDTGRPIPGTSTRWERPHLWYEQPKCDGNARAHPTKPKDHYRSRHLQGCPGAKKTEFLTSVLDALSTDMVHAVTDPASAGRMSEPDPSHTLEERVVHWYFGQLDKNSSGDIGKKEIKPFKRFLRKKSKPKKCVKKFVEYCDISNDKALSLQELMGCLGVIKEEGAKPGEGLSSSKLNPSKKQG; translated from the exons ATGCGCGTCTGTCCGCTGCTGGTCGTCCTCTGTCTGCTGTGCGCTGGACATGCTCAAAAGTTCTCTGCTCTCACG TTCCTGCGGGTGGATCAGGATAAGGAGTGCAACATGGAATGCAGCGGAGCTCCACGCAAGCCCCTGTGCGCCTCCGACGGCAGGACCTTCACATCTCGCTGCGAGTTCCTCCGAGCCAAGTGCCGCGACCCCCAGCTGGAGGTCATCCGAGGACCATGCAAAG ATACATCCAGATGTGTTGCAGAGAAGAAGTACACAGAGCAGCAGGCCAAGAAGCTCTTCCCGCAGGTCTTTGTGCCTGTATGCAACCCCGATGGCACGTATAGCGAG GTTCAGTGCCACAGCTACACTGGATACTGTTGGTGTGTCACCCCCAATGGCCGACCCATCAGTGGCTCAGCAGTGGCCAATAAAAAACCTCGCTGTCAAG GTTCAAAACAAGAGAGAGCTACTACAAGAGAGCCAG ATGAGACCGGCCTAGTGGTGGATCCACAGCCTGCTGGAGATGAAGAAG ACATCATTTCCCAGTATCCCACTCTGTGGACGGAGCAGGTTCGCAGCCGACAGAACAATAGAACCAGAGCACCAT CCTCGTCATGTGACCAGGAGCAGCTGTCCGCCCAGGAAGAGGCAAGGCAGCACAAGAACGATGCTGTATTCGTACCAGACTGTGCCCAAGGAGGACTGTACAAACCGGTCCAATGCCACCCTTCCACCGGCTACTGCTGGTGTGTGCTGGTGGACACTGGACGGCCCATACCTGGGACCTCCACCAGGTGGGAGAGACCTCACCTATG GTATGAACAGCCAAAGTGTGATGGCAATGCCAGGGCCCACCCAACTAAACCTAAGGACCATTACAGGAGCAGACATCTTCAAG GCTGTCCTGGAGCAAAGAAAACAGAATTCCTGACAAGTGTTCTTGACGCGTTGTCGACAGACATGGTGCACGCTGTCACAGATCCAGCATCCGCCGGAAG AATGTCCGAGCCCGACCCCAGCCACACTCTAGAGGAGAGGGTCGTTCACTGGTATTTCGGTCAGCTGGACAAAAACTCCAGCGGGGACATTGGAAAGAAGGAGATCAAGCCTTTCAAACGCTTCCTGCGAAAGAAATCAAAGCCAAAGAAGTGTGTGAAGAAGTTTGTGGAGTACTGCGACATCAGCAACGACAAGGCGCTGTCTCTGCAGGAGCTGATGGGTTGCCTCGGGGTGATCAAAGAAGAGG
- the smoc2 gene encoding SPARC-related modular calcium-binding protein 2 isoform X5, translating into MRVCPLLVVLCLLCAGHAQKFSALTFLRVDQDKECNMECSGAPRKPLCASDGRTFTSRCEFLRAKCRDPQLEVIRGPCKDTSRCVAEKKYTEQQAKKLFPQVFVPVCNPDGTYSEVQCHSYTGYCWCVTPNGRPISGSAVANKKPRCQGSKQERATTREPGKADETGLVVDPQPAGDEEDIISQYPTLWTEQVRSRQNNRTRAPSSSCDQEQLSAQEEARQHKNDAVFVPDCAQGGLYKPVQCHPSTGYCWCVLVDTGRPIPGTSTRYEQPKCDGNARAHPTKPKDHYRSRHLQGCPGAKKTEFLTSVLDALSTDMVHAVTDPASAGRMSEPDPSHTLEERVVHWYFGQLDKNSSGDIGKKEIKPFKRFLRKKSKPKKCVKKFVEYCDISNDKALSLQELMGCLGVIKEEGAKPGEGLSSSKLNPSKKQG; encoded by the exons ATGCGCGTCTGTCCGCTGCTGGTCGTCCTCTGTCTGCTGTGCGCTGGACATGCTCAAAAGTTCTCTGCTCTCACG TTCCTGCGGGTGGATCAGGATAAGGAGTGCAACATGGAATGCAGCGGAGCTCCACGCAAGCCCCTGTGCGCCTCCGACGGCAGGACCTTCACATCTCGCTGCGAGTTCCTCCGAGCCAAGTGCCGCGACCCCCAGCTGGAGGTCATCCGAGGACCATGCAAAG ATACATCCAGATGTGTTGCAGAGAAGAAGTACACAGAGCAGCAGGCCAAGAAGCTCTTCCCGCAGGTCTTTGTGCCTGTATGCAACCCCGATGGCACGTATAGCGAG GTTCAGTGCCACAGCTACACTGGATACTGTTGGTGTGTCACCCCCAATGGCCGACCCATCAGTGGCTCAGCAGTGGCCAATAAAAAACCTCGCTGTCAAG GTTCAAAACAAGAGAGAGCTACTACAAGAGAGCCAGGTAAAGCAG ATGAGACCGGCCTAGTGGTGGATCCACAGCCTGCTGGAGATGAAGAAG ACATCATTTCCCAGTATCCCACTCTGTGGACGGAGCAGGTTCGCAGCCGACAGAACAATAGAACCAGAGCACCAT CCTCGTCATGTGACCAGGAGCAGCTGTCCGCCCAGGAAGAGGCAAGGCAGCACAAGAACGATGCTGTATTCGTACCAGACTGTGCCCAAGGAGGACTGTACAAACCGGTCCAATGCCACCCTTCCACCGGCTACTGCTGGTGTGTGCTGGTGGACACTGGACGGCCCATACCTGGGACCTCCACCAG GTATGAACAGCCAAAGTGTGATGGCAATGCCAGGGCCCACCCAACTAAACCTAAGGACCATTACAGGAGCAGACATCTTCAAG GCTGTCCTGGAGCAAAGAAAACAGAATTCCTGACAAGTGTTCTTGACGCGTTGTCGACAGACATGGTGCACGCTGTCACAGATCCAGCATCCGCCGGAAG AATGTCCGAGCCCGACCCCAGCCACACTCTAGAGGAGAGGGTCGTTCACTGGTATTTCGGTCAGCTGGACAAAAACTCCAGCGGGGACATTGGAAAGAAGGAGATCAAGCCTTTCAAACGCTTCCTGCGAAAGAAATCAAAGCCAAAGAAGTGTGTGAAGAAGTTTGTGGAGTACTGCGACATCAGCAACGACAAGGCGCTGTCTCTGCAGGAGCTGATGGGTTGCCTCGGGGTGATCAAAGAAGAGG
- the smoc2 gene encoding SPARC-related modular calcium-binding protein 2 isoform X3, whose amino-acid sequence MRVCPLLVVLCLLCAGHAQKFSALTFLRVDQDKECNMECSGAPRKPLCASDGRTFTSRCEFLRAKCRDPQLEVIRGPCKDTSRCVAEKKYTEQQAKKLFPQVFVPVCNPDGTYSEVQCHSYTGYCWCVTPNGRPISGSAVANKKPRCQGSKQERATTREPGKADETGLVVDPQPAGDEEDIISQYPTLWTEQVRSRQNNRTRAPSSSCDQEQLSAQEEARQHKNDAVFVPDCAQGGLYKPVQCHPSTGYCWCVLVDTGRPIPGTSTRWERPHLWYEQPKCDGNARAHPTKPKDHYRSRHLQGCPGAKKTEFLTSVLDALSTDMVHAVTDPASAGRMSEPDPSHTLEERVVHWYFGQLDKNSSGDIGKKEIKPFKRFLRKKSKPKKCVKKFVEYCDISNDKALSLQELMGCLGVIKEEGAKPGEGLSSSKLNPSKKQG is encoded by the exons ATGCGCGTCTGTCCGCTGCTGGTCGTCCTCTGTCTGCTGTGCGCTGGACATGCTCAAAAGTTCTCTGCTCTCACG TTCCTGCGGGTGGATCAGGATAAGGAGTGCAACATGGAATGCAGCGGAGCTCCACGCAAGCCCCTGTGCGCCTCCGACGGCAGGACCTTCACATCTCGCTGCGAGTTCCTCCGAGCCAAGTGCCGCGACCCCCAGCTGGAGGTCATCCGAGGACCATGCAAAG ATACATCCAGATGTGTTGCAGAGAAGAAGTACACAGAGCAGCAGGCCAAGAAGCTCTTCCCGCAGGTCTTTGTGCCTGTATGCAACCCCGATGGCACGTATAGCGAG GTTCAGTGCCACAGCTACACTGGATACTGTTGGTGTGTCACCCCCAATGGCCGACCCATCAGTGGCTCAGCAGTGGCCAATAAAAAACCTCGCTGTCAAG GTTCAAAACAAGAGAGAGCTACTACAAGAGAGCCAGGTAAAGCAG ATGAGACCGGCCTAGTGGTGGATCCACAGCCTGCTGGAGATGAAGAAG ACATCATTTCCCAGTATCCCACTCTGTGGACGGAGCAGGTTCGCAGCCGACAGAACAATAGAACCAGAGCACCAT CCTCGTCATGTGACCAGGAGCAGCTGTCCGCCCAGGAAGAGGCAAGGCAGCACAAGAACGATGCTGTATTCGTACCAGACTGTGCCCAAGGAGGACTGTACAAACCGGTCCAATGCCACCCTTCCACCGGCTACTGCTGGTGTGTGCTGGTGGACACTGGACGGCCCATACCTGGGACCTCCACCAGGTGGGAGAGACCTCACCTATG GTATGAACAGCCAAAGTGTGATGGCAATGCCAGGGCCCACCCAACTAAACCTAAGGACCATTACAGGAGCAGACATCTTCAAG GCTGTCCTGGAGCAAAGAAAACAGAATTCCTGACAAGTGTTCTTGACGCGTTGTCGACAGACATGGTGCACGCTGTCACAGATCCAGCATCCGCCGGAAG AATGTCCGAGCCCGACCCCAGCCACACTCTAGAGGAGAGGGTCGTTCACTGGTATTTCGGTCAGCTGGACAAAAACTCCAGCGGGGACATTGGAAAGAAGGAGATCAAGCCTTTCAAACGCTTCCTGCGAAAGAAATCAAAGCCAAAGAAGTGTGTGAAGAAGTTTGTGGAGTACTGCGACATCAGCAACGACAAGGCGCTGTCTCTGCAGGAGCTGATGGGTTGCCTCGGGGTGATCAAAGAAGAGG
- the smoc2 gene encoding SPARC-related modular calcium-binding protein 2 isoform X2 translates to MRVCPLLVVLCLLCAGHAQKFSALTFLRVDQDKECNMECSGAPRKPLCASDGRTFTSRCEFLRAKCRDPQLEVIRGPCKDTSRCVAEKKYTEQQAKKLFPQVFVPVCNPDGTYSEVQCHSYTGYCWCVTPNGRPISGSAVANKKPRCQGSKQERATTREPGKAVSLQIFSILNADETGLVVDPQPAGDEEDIISQYPTLWTEQVRSRQNNRTRAPSSSCDQEQLSAQEEARQHKNDAVFVPDCAQGGLYKPVQCHPSTGYCWCVLVDTGRPIPGTSTRYEQPKCDGNARAHPTKPKDHYRSRHLQGCPGAKKTEFLTSVLDALSTDMVHAVTDPASAGRMSEPDPSHTLEERVVHWYFGQLDKNSSGDIGKKEIKPFKRFLRKKSKPKKCVKKFVEYCDISNDKALSLQELMGCLGVIKEEGAKPGEGLSSSKLNPSKKQG, encoded by the exons ATGCGCGTCTGTCCGCTGCTGGTCGTCCTCTGTCTGCTGTGCGCTGGACATGCTCAAAAGTTCTCTGCTCTCACG TTCCTGCGGGTGGATCAGGATAAGGAGTGCAACATGGAATGCAGCGGAGCTCCACGCAAGCCCCTGTGCGCCTCCGACGGCAGGACCTTCACATCTCGCTGCGAGTTCCTCCGAGCCAAGTGCCGCGACCCCCAGCTGGAGGTCATCCGAGGACCATGCAAAG ATACATCCAGATGTGTTGCAGAGAAGAAGTACACAGAGCAGCAGGCCAAGAAGCTCTTCCCGCAGGTCTTTGTGCCTGTATGCAACCCCGATGGCACGTATAGCGAG GTTCAGTGCCACAGCTACACTGGATACTGTTGGTGTGTCACCCCCAATGGCCGACCCATCAGTGGCTCAGCAGTGGCCAATAAAAAACCTCGCTGTCAAG GTTCAAAACAAGAGAGAGCTACTACAAGAGAGCCAGGTAAAGCAG TCTCCTTGCAAATATTCTCCATTCTAAATGCAGATGAGACCGGCCTAGTGGTGGATCCACAGCCTGCTGGAGATGAAGAAG ACATCATTTCCCAGTATCCCACTCTGTGGACGGAGCAGGTTCGCAGCCGACAGAACAATAGAACCAGAGCACCAT CCTCGTCATGTGACCAGGAGCAGCTGTCCGCCCAGGAAGAGGCAAGGCAGCACAAGAACGATGCTGTATTCGTACCAGACTGTGCCCAAGGAGGACTGTACAAACCGGTCCAATGCCACCCTTCCACCGGCTACTGCTGGTGTGTGCTGGTGGACACTGGACGGCCCATACCTGGGACCTCCACCAG GTATGAACAGCCAAAGTGTGATGGCAATGCCAGGGCCCACCCAACTAAACCTAAGGACCATTACAGGAGCAGACATCTTCAAG GCTGTCCTGGAGCAAAGAAAACAGAATTCCTGACAAGTGTTCTTGACGCGTTGTCGACAGACATGGTGCACGCTGTCACAGATCCAGCATCCGCCGGAAG AATGTCCGAGCCCGACCCCAGCCACACTCTAGAGGAGAGGGTCGTTCACTGGTATTTCGGTCAGCTGGACAAAAACTCCAGCGGGGACATTGGAAAGAAGGAGATCAAGCCTTTCAAACGCTTCCTGCGAAAGAAATCAAAGCCAAAGAAGTGTGTGAAGAAGTTTGTGGAGTACTGCGACATCAGCAACGACAAGGCGCTGTCTCTGCAGGAGCTGATGGGTTGCCTCGGGGTGATCAAAGAAGAGG
- the smoc2 gene encoding SPARC-related modular calcium-binding protein 2 isoform X1 codes for MRVCPLLVVLCLLCAGHAQKFSALTFLRVDQDKECNMECSGAPRKPLCASDGRTFTSRCEFLRAKCRDPQLEVIRGPCKDTSRCVAEKKYTEQQAKKLFPQVFVPVCNPDGTYSEVQCHSYTGYCWCVTPNGRPISGSAVANKKPRCQGSKQERATTREPGKAVSLQIFSILNADETGLVVDPQPAGDEEDIISQYPTLWTEQVRSRQNNRTRAPSSSCDQEQLSAQEEARQHKNDAVFVPDCAQGGLYKPVQCHPSTGYCWCVLVDTGRPIPGTSTRWERPHLWYEQPKCDGNARAHPTKPKDHYRSRHLQGCPGAKKTEFLTSVLDALSTDMVHAVTDPASAGRMSEPDPSHTLEERVVHWYFGQLDKNSSGDIGKKEIKPFKRFLRKKSKPKKCVKKFVEYCDISNDKALSLQELMGCLGVIKEEGAKPGEGLSSSKLNPSKKQG; via the exons ATGCGCGTCTGTCCGCTGCTGGTCGTCCTCTGTCTGCTGTGCGCTGGACATGCTCAAAAGTTCTCTGCTCTCACG TTCCTGCGGGTGGATCAGGATAAGGAGTGCAACATGGAATGCAGCGGAGCTCCACGCAAGCCCCTGTGCGCCTCCGACGGCAGGACCTTCACATCTCGCTGCGAGTTCCTCCGAGCCAAGTGCCGCGACCCCCAGCTGGAGGTCATCCGAGGACCATGCAAAG ATACATCCAGATGTGTTGCAGAGAAGAAGTACACAGAGCAGCAGGCCAAGAAGCTCTTCCCGCAGGTCTTTGTGCCTGTATGCAACCCCGATGGCACGTATAGCGAG GTTCAGTGCCACAGCTACACTGGATACTGTTGGTGTGTCACCCCCAATGGCCGACCCATCAGTGGCTCAGCAGTGGCCAATAAAAAACCTCGCTGTCAAG GTTCAAAACAAGAGAGAGCTACTACAAGAGAGCCAGGTAAAGCAG TCTCCTTGCAAATATTCTCCATTCTAAATGCAGATGAGACCGGCCTAGTGGTGGATCCACAGCCTGCTGGAGATGAAGAAG ACATCATTTCCCAGTATCCCACTCTGTGGACGGAGCAGGTTCGCAGCCGACAGAACAATAGAACCAGAGCACCAT CCTCGTCATGTGACCAGGAGCAGCTGTCCGCCCAGGAAGAGGCAAGGCAGCACAAGAACGATGCTGTATTCGTACCAGACTGTGCCCAAGGAGGACTGTACAAACCGGTCCAATGCCACCCTTCCACCGGCTACTGCTGGTGTGTGCTGGTGGACACTGGACGGCCCATACCTGGGACCTCCACCAGGTGGGAGAGACCTCACCTATG GTATGAACAGCCAAAGTGTGATGGCAATGCCAGGGCCCACCCAACTAAACCTAAGGACCATTACAGGAGCAGACATCTTCAAG GCTGTCCTGGAGCAAAGAAAACAGAATTCCTGACAAGTGTTCTTGACGCGTTGTCGACAGACATGGTGCACGCTGTCACAGATCCAGCATCCGCCGGAAG AATGTCCGAGCCCGACCCCAGCCACACTCTAGAGGAGAGGGTCGTTCACTGGTATTTCGGTCAGCTGGACAAAAACTCCAGCGGGGACATTGGAAAGAAGGAGATCAAGCCTTTCAAACGCTTCCTGCGAAAGAAATCAAAGCCAAAGAAGTGTGTGAAGAAGTTTGTGGAGTACTGCGACATCAGCAACGACAAGGCGCTGTCTCTGCAGGAGCTGATGGGTTGCCTCGGGGTGATCAAAGAAGAGG